ctggTATATGCTAAGTGTTTAAATAATACCAGTGCATCCTCTTCCCACTTAGTAGCATTGTGAATCTTAGGAAGGCTCACATCACTATTATAATAGaggaatatacatataattttttcaaatataataacTAATTCAGCAAGAAACAATAATTTCCCaagaaatgttataaaaaataagagagtcCAAAAggtaaatctttctaaaattaacTGTGATGATTCAAACCTTAAACCAAGTGTTAGAGCAATGAGGGTTCTCCTTACTTCAATAAAGATGTTCTAAAATTTGAATTGACTTAAAACTGGGTTGTTTCTATTTGTGATTCTCCCAACTTCAGTCTCTAAGCAAAATAGCAAGCATAGGTCACAATTTTAAACAATAAGACCCTATTTTACTTAAACCTGGGACATATGACTTTGCTACCTACTGCGGTAAACACAACATAGCTCAGATACATTCATAGGGGAACATTTTCATTGgcctctttcttaaaaattaacttgGATTTTGATATTCACCATAGGATTAAGAAATGTCAAGTTAATCTCTTCTCTCTCAGTAATCATTGCAAAAATTAATCTTTTAGATatcaattttaaaactttgaaatgaaaatttaccTCGCTTATTTGGATGGGAAGAAGATAGACCATCTATAGCATAGGATATCTCAGCATCTTTTGCCTCTGTGAACTGCTCTTTTAGGTTTTCCAACTGTTAAaagtcaaatataaaaattattgatctTTCATAAGAATGATGCTGCTTTCTACTGAAGAAGAATTagagtaagacaagaaaaaagagtaggaaaaatggaagaaagaagagaaaagggaatagaaaaggagaaaaactataaaaaagtaaataaaaagaattaaatagaaaaatacaaggaAACTTAGAGACTAGCTGGAAAAGGTACATGACTCAACAGGAGATCAGGAAAAAACAAGTTTATGATGAAGGAAGTCAACTCTAGGTGTTAATTAATGGAGAGGCTGTAAACAGACTGTGTTGCTGGACTAGATTTTATGTCACCTATAACGAGCAGTCCTTTTCAAGGAGCTCCAAAGAGTTATGTAAATGTTTGAATTTCCTGAAATATTTCTCCTTTCcagcagaaagagagaagtaTTTTGAGGCCTTTGAGGTTTTACCCAGGATTCAACCCATGTTAATTTTTAGCAATCTCTCTGATTGCCCATGCCCTGAAGACTTAACTCTTCAACCTGACTACTGAGGGTGTCCAACCTGCTCAGAACGATGGGGCATAATTCACTCTCCCAAACAGCCACATGGTTTGTATACTATTGGatttgcatgtgtgtttgtggaaaaagttttgaaataatCTAACTTGGTGATCTtcacattttttccccacatgtCAAGCAGTGGAGGAATAAAGCTGCTAACTGGCCCCCTATCAGGGCAGCTGAGAGCAGGTCAAGAATGCAACACCTCAGGCCCCCAACCAGCTGCTTTAAGCAGGACAGCTCCACCTGCATATGCTTCATTGACTAGGAACACATCCAATTTATTTGGGAAAAATgtatttccactttaaaaaataataataaattttgaaaatcatgaaTCTAGGTATAgtcttccattttatagatgaggagattTAGATCCAGAGAATTTCAATTTGTCCATGGTCTTATAGTTAGGTAATTGGAGAGCTGGGATGAGAATCCAGTTTCTACACGTTTCATCTCAAGATCACTTCAgctatagttttgttttctttttcttttctttaagtgaAATTTGACTATTTTTCCCCTACTTTACTCTGTCTCtagcaggaataaaaaaaaaatttacactaTAGtactaataatttttcaaaatgtgtccAAAGAAGATGCTTGTAATTATCATTAAAATTGAAATGTAAGTATTTCACATTCTTACCTGGTTAAGTTCTTCCAGTTTGTTTGCCAGTTCTATTCCTGCAAGatacatttttcatataaaaaatttCATTGCAAGTAGTATTTCACTCACTTCAGAACACACATTCAGGATCTTATATGGAAGGCAAAGTTCTTTTCCATATGATTTAAGACCACCCATCATCCCTAAATAAAgcccaaatattttctcaataCCTGTAATATTGAATTGCAACCAGTTATGTAATGAGAAAATACTTAATTTCTAGTAACAAACACAAAGCTTTCTAAAATAGACCGTAGCTCTAACAAGTACTATTATTTAGTTctaataattactattatttagaaataaactattttattgaCATGAGGAAATCTTATAAaacaatattaagtgaaaaaagcaagacacaaatATCTGTATAATTCAACTGagaaatacctaaaatattaataataactccCTCCCTTACAATGAGCacgcatttttcttttttataatttcattcattttcttcaatGAGAATATCttacttctaattttaaaactttgtatttttgaAGTGTTTATTAAGATAGTGTAGTCAGTACATTGTCCCATGAATAGACATGTTCTTTAGGCCAGATGTTTTCTGAGAGTGTACCACACTGACAtattatcacatttttttctgaagctaGACTTACTGTTTCTGgcagtatttgtcatttcttggAAAGCATTCTGATGCACAATTATAAATTAGATTCTGctgttcttcaaagaaaaaaaaaatctccattggTGTAGCCTAAATTTCCCACTGTTCTTTACTCCAACCATTTCCCACATTGAGAGAATTTGATTGCAAAATGTGCTATAAGACTGCAGTTAATTTGTGAAATTTCTAGTGGAAACCTATGAACAGATGTGAAGCatttagtaaaagaaaatattaactgtGCCATTGAGGAGCTGCACAGATGAGAGGAAAATATGAGTAAAGGTAACTATTTTATAACAAGATGGTTATTGATCCCACTAGGACTCTCTAATTGAAGAAGATAcgattttaatatttgttaataatGCCTTTGCTTTTAGCGTGAATATGAAGTAATAAAAACACTTAAGCCATCAGTGCGGCATAAAAGGGAGtagttactattttatttaacatacattAACATTTAGAAAGAGCAGTTCAGAAGGCAGAATAAATTCTTGACTCACCAACATtggaaggtctttggaaatcaaAATTTGTATTCAGTAGATCCAGCAATAGTTCCTTgctatttgtatcttcttttgcTGGAAACAATTCATTTCCTGCAATAATCATCTCAATGTAATGACCTCCAATTTCAATCCGTCACTGAAAGTATTtctaattaaatacattttacagGTAACTATCAATGCATATACTCACCAATAAAAGGGGTGTGGAGAAAGTTGTGTAATCCAAAAAAATGGGCTGATAAATAAATCGTTGCATGCATAGGAGCACTCAAAGAGAGATTGTGAGAGGAAAGGTGGAGACGTATGTCTGAAACATGACACTCTAAAATTTACCTGCCATCATTTCTAGGTAGTAGAATTGCAggtagatttcttattttttatctgtaTTATTGAAATTTTCTACTCTTGtgcttaatataaaaaatataaatcaaaagttttatttttaaagaaaaaataatttattttaagattttatttactgtacAAATTTAAATATGAGCCTTTTTGTGTTCTTGAGATTACCTTTAAAATCATCTAAGGAAACCTTGCAGGAGAGGTGGTATGATGTCTACTttctccctattttttaaaatattttatttatttattcccaagagacagagagagagagagagagagagagagagaggcagagacagaggcagaggcagagggagaagtaggttccctgcagggagcctgatgcggcactccattccaggactccaggatcatgacctgaaccaaaggcagttggtcaaccactgagccacccaggcatctctactTCCTGTCTATTGACATCTTTCCATCTTTGTCAATTTACTTCCCAGCCCCTTCTTTGATCAGATGCTCAACTTTTTTAGcactttaaaatcagaaatatcacccaaatttttgtaaatattttattctggaGTAGAAATCAGGACAAAATGGCCTTTACTCAAGCCATAAAACATGAAGACTCAATAAACTATCAACAAATAATGCAATTGAAACAACAGCTAGtgtattaaaacaaaatgaactttTGTGAGGTGGCCTGCAAAATCAAACCTCTTTCACAGAACTTCTGTAGATCATTCACCCCATTTCCTAGTTCCTCATAGTCACTGACAGTGTGAGCAGAAACTAGATTTGCGagtttgaagtttatttttttatttattttattttttatttattgttattatttttattttttatttttttttgcgaGTTTGAAGTTTAGATGTGCAAAAATTGTGGTTTTAGGTACAGAAATGGCTCATGATTTGAATATAAAATTCCAttaaatcggggatccctgggtggcgcagcggtttggtgcctgcctttggcccagggcgcgatcctggagacccgggatcgaatcccacatcgggctcccggtgcatggagcctgcttctccctctgcctgtgtctctgcctctctctctttctctctgtgtgactatcataaataaataaaaaaaaataaaataaaataaaataaaattccattaaatCATCTGCCTTTCCTGTATCTACAGAATGTTAATTGATGAATCCAGAGGACTAAGAGGCTAATGAAAGGAATGAGAAAACCTTGGTGAGGAAGCAAATGGATGACTTGGGGCAAGTGACAGTATTGTATCTACACTGACCATAGTTCATTGATGCTtagtcttcaatttctttacttcATAAACATAGAAATTATCTGtgatgttttttttctattgatcaattaaaacactaataaaatattaatgggaCTTTAACATCAATTATATGAAGACCTTCAGAAATCATTTAAAGATGTGGCCATGCAATAACATAATTGTTATTACAGTTGtttatgaaaatgttaaataatacacCTTATAATGtttgtttgaaaaagaaataccatacaTTTGACAGCCAGATGATAATAGTTAACTTGTTTCGGAAAGAGAACTGTATA
The Canis aureus isolate CA01 chromosome 31, VMU_Caureus_v.1.0, whole genome shotgun sequence genome window above contains:
- the UTS2B gene encoding urotensin-2B isoform X1, giving the protein MNKILSTTLCFGFLTLLSVMIFLEMVHGRPYLTQGNELFPAKEDTNSKELLLDLLNTNFDFQRPSNVGIELANKLEELNQLENLKEQFTEAKDAEISYAIDGLSSSHPNKRGKNLTAEVRNLHNENSKTLLKENEEDTNGKKSVFMDWNNKYC
- the UTS2B gene encoding urotensin-2B isoform X2 produces the protein MAQSRRRRRHIVGNELFPAKEDTNSKELLLDLLNTNFDFQRPSNVGIELANKLEELNQLENLKEQFTEAKDAEISYAIDGLSSSHPNKRGKNLTAEVRNLHNENSKTLLKENEEDTNGKKSVFMDWNNKYC
- the UTS2B gene encoding urotensin-2B isoform X4, which gives rise to MNKILSTTLCFGFLTLLSVMIFLEMVHGRPYLTQGNELFPAKEDTNSKELLLDLLNTNFDFQRPSNVGIELANKLEELNQLENLKEQFTEAKDAEISYAIDGLSSSHPNKRACFWKYCV